Part of the Nicotiana sylvestris chromosome 2, ASM39365v2, whole genome shotgun sequence genome, aaacatgtttttcatgtacccTAGAGAAAAACCCTAGAGAGAAATGAATTAGCTTCACTATTGCTTGGTCATTTCAATTATTGGGCATTGAGATTGTGAATTATTAACAAGGAGAATTAAGAACACGTTTCATGCATGTGATGTGAAACCATATAGAGATATGAATTAGCTTCACTATATAAGTTCGGGCTTGATGGGCAAAATGATAAGCACATACCAAGAAAAAACAGAGAGTAAAAAAgcataaaagaagaaaaggaatggCTAGTATGGCTGAGAAATGGGAGCAACTTAGTGGCAAAAATAATTGGGAAGGGCTATTAAACCCCTTGGATCTTGATCTTCGTAAATATATTATTCAATATGGAGAAAAGGCTGAAGTAACTTATGACACCTTTATTTCGGAGACAGCATCCAAATATGCAGGAGCTAGCAGATATTCCATGGAAAACCTTTTTGCGAAGGTTGGACTTGACCCATCGAAATATCGTGTAACAAAATTTTTTTATGCAACTTCATCCATTCCACTTCCTAGTGCTTTTCTTGTAAAATCATTGTCAAGAGAAGCATGGAATAAGGAATCAAATTTTATGGGATATATTGCTGTGGCTACTGATGAGGGTAAAGTTGCACTGGGAAGGAGGGATATTGTAATTGCTTGGCGAGGAACAATTCAGACACTGGAGTGGGTTAATGACCTTGAATTTTTACTAATCCCAGGACCAAAAGTATTTGGTAATGGGGGTTTAGTTCCATTGTTTAAGCCATTGGTGCATCATGGCTTCTACAGTATTTATACAACAGAAAATCCACGTTCAAAATTTAATCAGTATAGTGTCCGAGATCAGGTATATTTTGATTTTGTTTACTTAAAAGTATTTGTCTAACCCACTGGTAGATTGTTCTCATTAACCCTGGAACTGGTATGTTTACATGTTACTTGCCTATTTTCCAAATTACTAATATGACTTCTTATGCACGAGTACTTATGTATAGTTATCTTTTCTGTAAGTTAGTGTaaggattttttttttactcTATCACCATAGAAGTTTCAACTATTTCTTTATCATTGACACTTTAGATGATGctatttataaaaaagaaaaacaaagtctGTCTCTTTGTTATTGTTCAGCTTACGCTCAACTGACaactaaataatttttttttaaaagaagaatagaTAGGTAAAAATATACTCCATGTTGAAATCAAGAGTTATTCTTTTATTATCTATAGAAGTTGATTATTGAAACCTATTAATTAATGTCAAGCCTAATAACATTTTCCGTGCTTCCTTCTATCTTAAATATTGAGTCGGTGAAACTAAAGAGTTAAATTTAAATCTTGTTTCTTTCAGGTTCTTGAAGAAGTGAAAAGACTGGTTGAGGAATATAAGAATGAAGAGGTGAGCATAACAGTAACCGGCCATAGCCTAGGTGCATCACTTGCAACCCTTAACGCAGTTGACATAGCTTTCAATGGAATTAACAAAACAAGCAGTGGCAAGGAGTTCCCAGTGACAGCTTTTGTATTCGCAAGTCCTAAAGTTGGGGATCTCAATTTTCAGATGGCCTTTTCCAAACTGAAAACCCTTCATATATTGAGAATTCATAACTTATTGGATATTGTTCCGAAATACCCACCCCTTGGCTATATAGATGTAGGAGAGGAACTAATAATTGACACCACAAAATCCCCCTATTTGAAGCTTCCTGGAGATGTGCTCACTTGGCATAATTTGGAGTGTTATATGCATGGAGTTGCAGGAACTCAAGGTTTAGGACTTTTAACAGGTTTTAAACTAGAGGTGAATCGTGATCTCGCACTTGCTAACAAATCTTCAGGGGCATTAAAAGATGAATACTGTATACCTGCTAATTGGTGGACTGAGAAACACAAGGGAATGATTCAACAAGAAGATGGAACTTGGCTTCTCTTGGATCGCGAGGACTATGATTTAGTGAGAGAGATATAATATAATTTTATAAGTGTGGCTTTAATTTACTATTTGTTTTCATGTAATGTTTGAATAAAGGGTTTCCGCCGGCACATCATATGCTATGATATATACTCCTATATACGTATTATGGTTCCTCTAACTGCGGAGGATTAGCAATGAGTGTCCAGGAAGCTCCGAGTCTGTCCAAAAGCCGGAAAGGAAGTTTTGTCCTTTCTGGCCTCTAAGCGATGAAGCTTATTGTCAATCTGCTTGTTTTATTTGTATGAAGTAtgttcatatttttacaattatattACTATTAATTATTTGAGAAATAAAAAAATTGGATCTTAATAATGCACTGATGCACAATATGATTAAAAGAATTAAATATTGACACAAATAATGGGAAAATAGTACAACTTGCATGTCAGCGAAAGAAGTTACTAAAGTTTCAGACTCCTTATCACATCATTACTATCATTTCAAAAGTCGATCAAATATGTCAAATGATTTTGTGAGTCTTTACCAACTTGATTTTAGTTGTACGAccctatttatttttatttacagATACGAGAGATTTACTTTTACACGTAAGAGATCTATTTTTTTTTATGCATAAGAGAACTAAAAATGATGTtttctgtttaaccaaaaatatatttttcggtCAAagattaattttagaaaaaaatgaGCTTCTGATAACCAAGTTTTGCTTCACTTTCTCAATGGTATCAAAGGAAAATAACAagaataaataagaaaataattgaTTGCAAAATCAATATAGAGAATTTTGAGATAAGCAGAAAAGTAAAGTGAATATATTCCAATATTGTCTTAGATGTCCTTAcaagttgtaacgacccgaccggtcgttctGAGCttcggcgcgtcattcagcagtttgaggccatgagcggcttcatctcatgtatattgacttgtgtgtatggtcagaattaaaattcaggaagtttggagtcaaatctaaatggaaattctcattttgaaagcttaaaattgaagaaatgaactaggattagaattttgagtaaacgacctcggaattgggatctgaaagttccagcatgttcgtatgatgatttcggacttgggcgtatgtccggatttggttttgggtaacccgtgagcatttcagcgtatattgtgaaagttagtactttagaagaatttcataaatttgggctGGAAGGCATTTTAGTGTTATAGaagtccgtttgggattccgagtctgggaatagctccatatggtgattctggagttgggagcgcggaagtgaattcggatgtccggaggtcattttgaagtcatttagctaaatatagaaatttgaaggtttttgagaaaattcgaccggaagtggaaattttgatatcggggtcggaatgcagttccgaaagatggggcaagtccgtatgtcgaatgtgacttgtgtgcaaaatttgaagtcattccggaatgattttggtaaggtttgagacacttagtctcttttaaggaagcttaagttggaaaagtcaaccgaatattgacttatgtgttagagagctcgaaatgcgaattttatggttcagatagcttcgttaggtgatttgggacttaggagtgtgtccagaatatttttgtgatgaccggtgtagaattaagcttgaattgacaaagttagtattttggcgaattccggttgataggtgatattttgatccgagggtcggaatggaattccgagagttgctatagcttcgttatgtcattttggacttgtctgcaaaatttgaggtcattcggacgtggtttggttgggtttttgatcaaaaatggaatttggaagttcgtgagattcataggcttgaatccgatgatgatttgatgttttgatgttattttgggtgtttcgaaggttgggacaagtttgaatgatattgtgggacatgttgatataattggttaaggtcccgagggcctcgggtggatttcggaaggttaacagaatgaaattcggaccaaaaagaaaagaaaaagctgcagaaatttctgctgcaattttctgcaggtCTTTGGACCGCAatcgtggagcgtacttcggaggcctatatcttttgatctacaaggaattttgagatgattcaaaaacgaaagttgtagctcttagtatctagtttccataaagataaagaaatcgtaatttggatatttgtagagaaagttatgattgactaaagatgactggtggagtagtttctccagaaattttctgatttcatggagccgatttagaagctcatatctcagGATATATAAacagttatatggtgtacaacctatcaaattaaagatatttggatatttatacaagacgttatgagtgtttaaacagaaggtgtccgacaaggaacaattttaataggatgtacaacttgtatagcacaagtgcaaggtacaactcgacgaagcacgggcagattcttttaaacacggatttggcttatttctttcatttctttcatttggcttggattattttggagagaatttcaagggggatttcatcaagcatcaaaggtgagttgtttctacttatttccaagttaaatacatggattagagctgaaaactcaagtaatttatggacaaaaatggtggtttagggcttgaaacttaagagaattaaatggtgatttgaggggccaaatgaactccgatttttatgaatttggtatgtatagactcgtggagagataagggtcgtattgatgtaaaaatttctgaatttcgagacgtgggcccggggctcgggttttgctaatttcgggattttcgacatttttcgagtcttttcgattgggttatattcccttagcctattgtaacgtattcgttgtggttttgactagattcgacgcgcgaagaggtcgattcaagaggaaagggcattgcggactagtctacggccggttagaggtgagtaatagatgaaaatgctattctgagggtttgaaaccccggactttcacatcgtaacgctatattgaggcgtgacacgcattcCATggtgagtgcggggtcggatactattaaggattgtgacttggtccatcccgtgtgatatttatactatactggtgattgatacacacactttattgatattactgggcttgatgccatgtttggggccttgtgccgatttgtaaaatccttcgaggattgatattactgcttagcatgatttgcatatcatttaatttcagtccaaggttttaaatgttgttttgcaaactcagccataattctaagtgttgaaaacttaaatgatatttttaaatgtattccgggctgggaacttctgttttgtaaatgcccaaggggcttattatattattttctggactgattataaagtgacttgaaacagtggtaacaatgacactgtgtgatatacttgaaacagtggtaacaatgacactgtgtgatatacttgaaacagtggtaacaatgacactgtgtgatatacttgaaatagtggtaacaatgacactggatgatatacttaaacagtggtaacaatggcactgtatgatataaattggtcaggtaacaatggttgaccggtcaggtaacaatgactgaccaagatattgcgcttgggctgtaggagcccctccggagtctgtacacacccccagtgagcgccgtcgacgataaataaatatggatggctcgggctgcacgccgcagtgggtactggaatgtaccatcatatgcattgcattgcattcatgtatttgtatttatactggtgtttagctgctcagttccatatgttgctgtatatttggattttagcttactttgtgtatttactggattttcttatcttcggactgtagttacttttattactcactgggtcggagtactcactttactccctgcaccttgtgtgcagatccagggcagtctcaggctcagtagatccagttgatcagcaaaTCCAGCCTCTgagagtatcgaggtagctgcacggcgttcgcagccatagatcttctccctcctatcctatctctttatttccgcatatCAGACTTTGgttataccatgtattaggatgatattctgtattctagaggctcagattcgtgacaccgggtcctagtgagattatattgtgtattttgttaaaatcttcagtactttaatcttgcttaattgatatttttttccgctatttttgataaattgggttaagtgttgaataatggtcgggcttgcctagtagtgtgttgggcgccatcacgactgggattttggtcgtgacaaagttggtatcagagcctaggttacttggtctcacgagtcatgagccggtttagtagagtcttgcggatcggtacggagacgtctgtacttatactcgggaggctgcagaacctttaggaaaacttcacattcttgaattcttatcgtgcgtcctcgattcagcttgaaaagaaacttttgaaattccttccgcgtgattgtatgcaccaacgggcgctcagtatcagatgtgtctcgatggcttttgattccccgatcgaggggcgaggtgtaatctctgtgagtttgaagttagaccagtcaggaggacttgaggccaaatctttgccaatggcttgagcaccgaggtgctgattttgtgagtaagtgttttgaactcatatgttcattattgtccttgttagccggaatggcggttggatatccacgtgatgagtatgttagtgttgcgaggtgtatttgtacgacttagtagtggcgaagaagcctactggatagtagatgaactgttaagtgattcgtttcttattgtgatttgttgagtagctcgagttatgggcgcgtgaagaatatttttcgtgtctcctagttagttaagtctgggagctgagatcgcttctgtaaatgtattatgacgaaatagttgagtcaaggagactatctcgaaggtcgaaaatattaaaggaagaatatgtgCCTACTTgattgaatagcccaataatggagggttgaaaggtattttctatgtgttatgattcaaataggtgcaacgcatgtccatgtatcaatttagatttatgtaattgatatgcattgtgatgctttgtcaagttgtggatatgttgttaggatggttttggtgattctctggcaggtggataggaccaattacaaaggaggctctgccgaaatttttgaacaATTTAGGACTTAGTAAGTGGGCTTagctgttgtgtgagtaaatgcaaaaattgcagaagagttaaaattccagatgattcgtgtttccacgagcttatgatggagtgtgtttaatctcaccatgatattacgacaacaatagagtatatgtgttgtgatctatggcttcgagccaagttggggagcttgctgttgattagctgattgcacggtttattacctgcgtgaattctggttattggcgtattggtgggttattgcagctacggaaaaggaccatgagtggtaatttgagtaaatgaattgttggatgcatgctatggttagccttattggctcatgttcagacttgagggaagattcatgatttatgcctcgtataggtgcaggcttcgagggaagtgatccctctgggtgctttatcgagagggtattcatatgttataaaattcagtagagttggttgcattcggggccaagtcagagctgggtggctctcaatagcggtcctagttaattcaagaggtaaagtgtggtgcctaatgattttgagtctataagtacggttaagagtcaagcttttgaagcagcttatgaagaaaggcacagaatgttctatgatgttttgacttgcggtgtagcatttgagagacatgaaatggtcatggtatttgagacagcatggtctcgtgatttaaggtcactcggggtgagtttggttgaaataagttaggtgttaaagggagatattattatttctaaggcaatcaaggataaattggaaggaagtagattgattagccatagttgagttggtatactggtgtcagtgatcggttcgtccagcgtgatcgagttatgcatgtgaggcttgttGGCCACagtaattgatgttattctgaagcatgcttttgttagggcctattatgagtaggcggatcccagaaagtgttatggtgacttggacaactacttagagatttgcatattcgaTGATTATGAGGATTCACCTGTATGCtactatagttctcctgaagtgagttaaatggaaagtcttatgtgatgaagtattagcctatcggcggttccagagttgtgatagAAATCgtgtctatcgtatattggcacgtgaggtgcagtgagtggtatggaatttgaagtaaggaccaaggttgcagtttggtcaatgactgtgatgtcacgatctcggatgagaagtatatgagtttcagtgttttgagtaagatgggtattgacgtcagtatcacctgaggtcggtgttctgtgagaaaggctttgcatcctggttagggattcttgatcacttttcagcgttagtgcagctggtggtttggatgtgcagacccgttaattatttcggaagatggtgggagcttgtcccacaggaatattgtataagtgtgacatgtagtcacttgattaattagaaatttaaaccaagtatgaggattttggtaatatcatccatttgagaatttatgcctggagggcactctgtttattgggttatggacctgtgaaagattattggcctagcttggcacgatcaggatcgacttgaggtcggtggatagatttaaatgtggaagtgagccttacgtcaggccagttgtgtttatttcagcaatgcgctctttatggaaggatagtcgcagtcttatttcgtggtcagttaattcatgtaaagatatattgcaccgtatgagttgtgagacggcttggtaaattccttatgtgttgaggttccgctcaacggtgatgttatatgagcaggatgagacttagatcatgtatcgcacctcagttgtgcttgagtttgtagcctatagcgctatatgtttccttgggaatgatattatgcaccttagtgtgtttatgaccgatgttcggtattttgatgtgatgagctattcagctcgacgtatatctccttatgtgagttctatatgtggatcgggtggcacaccgccatgggtatgttgtttggatcgggttgcacgccgcaacagtgtgatgttcagttcagtgcccatatttgcttttgtgtgttctgttttcctgttttctaaggaagtctatgttagtgtgcgagttgagtagttccttctagagttcgccttccttttgtatcgcgttcgaattgatagcatactggcacattgtggcgtcttgtgggatttttgattatgtctgaggtggcttattgcctgagcagttcgtactgggtgagacgaggttactagatttggggtcagtgcaaactgattatatgaagtatattatagagcaaagatcattctttggtttgggacaaggtaatggaacttgtcaggagtgtagatccaatgaattgttgattcagcagttggttgtgaatttcggcacatctcttcagtcgtatcggtattgaaaaaaaaaatataaaataaaaataaaaaaaataaaaaacaaaaaaacaaaaaaaaaactagagcaagacctatgtagatcatgagatgcaatgggagcatcagattcgtggaatttcgaccattatgtttaaagaatgttattgtggttctatgagtaagtgatgcaaagtgtgaattcagcaaagttatgccgtcatgtttgggtacagcgtgtggagattgatatggtggttgTATGATGGAAACAGGTTTGGCAGgaaaattcaggatgttggaattgggcctaatggcttatttgcttgaataaataagtatatctacagaattatcgagctaatgtgctcaacggagtagtggtagcatgggaaagtgcatgatgtgttaaacaagtgattttggactacttcggtgtagttctcagcacgttcgaggacgaacgtatgtttaagtgggggagattgtaacgacccgaccggtcgttctgagctccggcgcgtcattcagcagtttgaggccatgagcggcttaaTCTAAAgtatattgacttatgtgtatggtcagaattaaaattcaggaagtttggagtcaaatctaaatggaaattctcattttgaaagcttaaaattgaagaaatgaactaggattagaattttgagtaaacgacctcggaattgggatctgaaagttccagcatgttcgtatgatgatttcggacttgggcgtatgtccggatttggttttgggtaacccgtgagcatttcagtgtatattgtgaaagttagtactttagaagaatttcataaatttgggttggaaggcatttcagtgttatagaagtccgtttgggattccgagtctgggaatagctccgtatggtgattctggagttgggagcgcgatcagaagtgaattcggatgtccggaggtcattttgaagtcatttggctaaatatagaaatttgaaggtttttgagaaaattcgaccggaagtggaaattttgatatcggggtcggaatgcggttccgaaagatggggcaagtccgtaatgtcgaatgtgacttgtgtgcaaagtttgaagtcattccggaatgattttggtaaggtttgagacacttaatctcttttaaggaaacttaagttggaaaagtcaaccgaatattaacttatgtgttagagagctcgaaatgcaaattttatggttcagatagcttcgttaggtgatttgggacttaggagtgtgtccggaatatttttgtgatgatcggtgtagaattaagcttgaattggcaaagttagtattttggcgaattccggttgatacgtgagattttgatccgagggtcggaatgaaattccgagagttgttgtaccttcgttatgtcattttggacttgtctgcaaaatttgaggtcattcagacgtggtttggttgagtttttgatcaaaaatggaatttggaagttcgtgagattcataggcttgaatccgaagatgatttgatgttttgatgttattttgggtgtttcgaaggttgggacaagtttgaatgatattgtgggacatgttgatataattggttaaggtcccgagggcctcgggtggatttcggaaggttaacggaatgaaattcggaccaaaaagaaaagaaaaagctgcagaaatttctgctgcaattttctgattcggggagcctactttagaagctcatatctcgggtacttcggaggcctatatctttttatctacaaggaattttgagatgattcaaaaacgaaagttgtagcccttcgtatctagtttccataatactaaagaaatcgtaatttggacatttgtagagaaagttatgattgattaaagatgactggtggagcagtttctccagaaattttctgatttcatggagccgatttagaagctcatatctcgggatatataaagagttatatggtgtacaacctatcaaattaaagatctttgagtctagtttctaaatcttcaaaccgtttgtcatttggatatttccgacaaggaacaattttaataggatgtacaacttgtaaaacacaagtgcaaggtacaactcgacgaagcacggacagattcttttaaacacggatttggcttatttctttcatttctttcatttggcttggattattttggagagaatttcaagggggatttcatcaagcatcaaaggtgagttgtttctacttatttccaagttaaatacatggattagagctgaaaactcaagtaatttatggacaaaaatggtggtttagggcttgaaacttaagagaattaaatggtgatttgaggggtcaaatgaactccgatttttatgaatttggtatgtatagactcgtggcgagataagggtcgtattgatgtaaaaatttctgaatttcgagacgtgggcctggggctcgggttttgctaatttcgggattttcgacatttttcgagtcttttcaattgagttatattcccttagcctattgtaacgtattcgttgtggttttgactagattcgacgcgcgaagaggtcgattcaagaggaaagggcattgcggactagtctacggcggttagaggtgagtaatagatgtaaatgctgttctgagggtttgaaaccccggactttcacatcgtaacgctatattgaggcgtgacacgcactccatggcgagtgcggggtcggatactattggggattgtgacttggtccatcccgtgtgatgtttatactatactggtgattgatacacatacttcattgatattactgggcttgatgccatgtttggggccttgtgccgatttgtaaaatccttcgaggattgatattactgcttagcatgatttgcatatcatttaatttcagtccaaggttttaaatgttgttttgcaaactcagccataattctaagtgttgaaaacttaaatgatatttttaaatgtattccgggctgggaacttctattttgtaaatgcccaaggggcttattatattattttctggactgattataaagtgacttgaaacagtggtaataaTGACacttataaagtgacttgaaacaatggtaacaatgacactgtgtgatatacttgaaacagtggtaacaatgacactgtgtgatatacttgaaatagtggtaacaatgacactggatgatatacttgaacagtggtaacaat contains:
- the LOC104225656 gene encoding phospholipase A1-IIgamma-like produces the protein MASMAEKWEQLSGKNNWEGLLNPLDLDLRKYIIQYGEKAEVTYDTFISETASKYAGASRYSMENLFAKVGLDPSKYRVTKFFYATSSIPLPSAFLVKSLSREAWNKESNFMGYIAVATDEGKVALGRRDIVIAWRGTIQTLEWVNDLEFLLIPGPKVFGNGGLVPLFKPLVHHGFYSIYTTENPRSKFNQYSVRDQVLEEVKRLVEEYKNEEVSITVTGHSLGASLATLNAVDIAFNGINKTSSGKEFPVTAFVFASPKVGDLNFQMAFSKLKTLHILRIHNLLDIVPKYPPLGYIDVGEELIIDTTKSPYLKLPGDVLTWHNLECYMHGVAGTQGLGLLTGFKLEVNRDLALANKSSGALKDEYCIPANWWTEKHKGMIQQEDGTWLLLDREDYDLVREI